One Astatotilapia calliptera chromosome 1, fAstCal1.2, whole genome shotgun sequence DNA segment encodes these proteins:
- the gatm gene encoding glycine amidinotransferase, mitochondrial, which produces MLRVRCLRGGSRGAEAAHLIGAMLGRALNGWVQKTLQSTSSAAAAQPQHVVEEEHVTEPVPQECPVCSYNEWDPLEEVIVGRAENAHVPPFTVEVKANTYEKYWPFYQKYGGWSFPADHLKKAVAEIEEMCNILRHEGVVVKRPEPVDWSVEYKTPDFTSSGMYAAMPRDILLVVGNEIIEAPMAWRARFFEYRAYRPLIKEYFRKGAKWTTAPKPTMADDLYDQDYPIRTVEDRHKLAAQGKFVTTEHEPCFDAADFIRAGTDLFVQRSQVTNYMGIEWMRRHLAPTYKVHIISFKDPNPMHIDATFNIIGPGLVLSNPDRPCRQVDMFKKAGWTVVKPPIPLIPDDHPLWMSSKWLSMNVLMLDEKRVMVDANETSIQKMFENLGIKTIKVNIRHANSLGGGFHCWTTDVRRRGTLQSYFH; this is translated from the exons ATGCTGCGAGTAAGATGCCTGAGAGGAGGTAGCAGGGGGGCCGAGGCTGCCCATCTGATCGGAGCAATG CTTGGCCGGGCATTGAACGGATGGGTGCAGAAGACCCTGCAAAGCACTTCAAGTGCAGCAGCTGCACAGCCACAGCATGTAGTTGAAGAGGAACATGTTACTGAGCCGGTTCCTCAGGAATGCCCAGTCTGCAGCTACAATGAATGGGACCCTCTGGAGGAGGTGATTGTGGGGCGAGCTGAAAATGCCCACGTGCCTCCCTTCACTGTGGAAGTGAAA GCTAACACATATGAGAAGTACTGGCCCTTCTACCAGAAGTATGGGGGCTGGTCTTTTCCTGCGGACCACTTGAAAAAAGCAGTTGCTGAGATCGAAGAAATGTGCAATATTCTGCGTCACGAGGGCGTCGTTGTGAAGAGACCAGAACCCGTCGACTGGTCTGTGGAATACAAAACACCAGACTTCACCTCATCag GAATGTATGCGGCCATGCCCAGAGACATCCTTTTAGTGGTGGGAAACGAGATCATCGAGGCTCCTATGGCGTGGAGGGCTCGTTTCTTTGAGTACCGAGCCTACAGACCTTTAATCAAGGAGTACTTCAGAAAAGGTGCAAAGTGGACCACTGCTCCTAAACCAACCATGGCCGACGATCTGTATGATCAG GATTATCCCATCCGCACAGTGGAAGACAGGCACAAATTAGCTGCTCAGGGGAAGTTTGTGACCACGGAGCACGAGCCCTGCTTCGATGCTGCTGACTTTATTCGAGCTGGGACGGACCTCTTTGTTCAGAGGAGCCAG GTTACAAACTACATGGGAATTGAGTGGATGCGCCGTCATCTGGCACCAACCTACAAGGTCCACATAATCTCCTTCAAAGACCCTAACCCCATGCACATTGATGCCACGTTTAACATCATCGGGCCAGGACTCGTGCTGTCAAACCCTGATCGCCCATGTCGCCAG GTAGACATGTTCAAGAAGGCTGGCTGGACAGTTGTAAAACCACCAATACCTTTGATTCCCGATG ACCACCCACTGTGGATGTCCTCCAAATGGCTGTCCATGAATGTCCTGATGCTGGATGAGAAGCGTGTCATGGTTGACGCCAATGAAACCAGCATTCAGAAAATGTTTGAGAACCTCG GTATCAAGACCATAAAGGTGAACATTCGCCATGCCAACTCCTTGGGTGGTGGCTTCCACTGCTGGACAACTGATGTCCGCCGCCGTGGTACCCTGCAGTCCTACTTTCACTAG